One genomic region from Streptomyces venezuelae encodes:
- a CDS encoding helix-turn-helix domain-containing protein, whose product MMPAERAPDPREVRNATEFVACLQALKDWSGLTYRELTARAEANGEILPRSTVANMLARATVPREELLVSFVRACGVGPGGLEEWQAVRKELAVRGVYERTEPVESAEPVESAAPVGSAEPGEALAPSDVVWPGDPAAAESPDGAPRPGPRSRIRRALVATVALAGLVLAGVSVVAVVRDGHGAHPPRTLTAPAAGDVRIRVIGRDMCLGERRGSRSGQIHQVPCADAKVPLYSLKELGGGRWRIVSDHPDYGPGCSGIPSGGRIPDAAYEDSECGDPSRVEQFTLEPYGTPVEGYRIAPADSATPGSCVTVVGDRSAAWARLAQAPCAPDAAGQLFSFDRRN is encoded by the coding sequence ATGATGCCGGCGGAACGGGCACCCGACCCGCGGGAGGTACGGAACGCCACGGAGTTCGTCGCGTGCCTCCAGGCGCTCAAGGACTGGTCCGGCCTGACCTACCGCGAGCTCACGGCCCGGGCCGAGGCGAACGGCGAGATCCTGCCCCGGTCCACCGTCGCCAACATGCTGGCCCGCGCCACCGTCCCCCGAGAGGAGCTCCTCGTCTCCTTCGTCCGCGCCTGCGGGGTGGGACCGGGCGGCCTTGAGGAGTGGCAGGCGGTACGGAAGGAGCTCGCGGTACGGGGGGTGTACGAGCGCACTGAGCCCGTGGAGAGCGCCGAGCCCGTGGAGAGCGCCGCGCCGGTGGGGAGCGCCGAGCCCGGGGAAGCCCTCGCCCCCTCGGACGTCGTCTGGCCCGGGGACCCGGCGGCGGCGGAGTCACCGGACGGCGCCCCCCGGCCCGGACCCCGGTCCCGGATACGGCGCGCCCTCGTCGCGACGGTCGCCCTGGCGGGGCTCGTGCTCGCCGGCGTCAGCGTCGTCGCCGTCGTGCGGGACGGGCACGGCGCGCACCCGCCCCGTACCCTCACCGCGCCCGCCGCCGGGGACGTACGCATCCGGGTGATCGGCCGGGACATGTGCCTCGGCGAGCGGCGGGGCTCCCGCAGCGGGCAGATCCACCAGGTGCCGTGCGCCGACGCGAAGGTGCCGCTCTACTCGCTGAAGGAGCTGGGCGGCGGCCGGTGGAGGATCGTTTCGGACCACCCGGACTACGGTCCCGGCTGCTCCGGCATACCCTCCGGCGGCCGGATACCCGACGCCGCGTACGAGGACTCCGAGTGCGGCGACCCGAGCCGGGTGGAGCAGTTCACCCTGGAGCCGTACGGCACTCCCGTCGAGGGCTATCGGATCGCTCCGGCGGACTCCGCGACGCCCGGCAGCTGCGTCACCGTCGTCGGCGACCGCTCGGCGGCCTGGGCGCGACTGGCCCAGGCCCCCTGCGCGCCGGACGCGGCGGGCCAGCTCTTCAGCTTCGACCGCAGGAACTAG
- a CDS encoding tyrosine-protein phosphatase, with amino-acid sequence MRRHVPFERLHNFRDLGGYRTADGGTVRWETLYRSDSLAKLAGAGPDDLARFRALGVASVIDLRYPWEIDAKGRLPETEDVAWHNLSIEHRPYDQAEIDPDLDPWRYLADRFAEVAEDGTEEIRTTLEVIAAADGPLVFHCASGKDRTGLVAALVLALLDVPDEEILADFALTELATERLIADWRASHPGRELRWPGYGRAPAEILRLFLADLRERYGSVYGYVTGHVGLDPAVVTALRDRLVEPAAREVPVA; translated from the coding sequence GTGAGACGACACGTACCCTTCGAACGACTCCACAACTTCCGTGACCTGGGCGGCTATCGGACCGCCGACGGCGGGACCGTGCGGTGGGAGACCCTCTACCGCTCCGACTCCCTGGCCAAGCTCGCGGGAGCCGGACCCGACGACCTCGCCCGCTTCCGCGCGCTGGGTGTGGCCTCCGTGATCGACCTGCGCTACCCGTGGGAGATCGACGCCAAGGGCCGGCTGCCGGAGACCGAGGACGTCGCCTGGCACAACCTGTCCATCGAGCACCGGCCGTACGACCAGGCGGAGATCGACCCGGACCTCGACCCCTGGCGCTACCTGGCCGACCGGTTCGCCGAGGTCGCCGAGGACGGCACGGAGGAGATCCGCACCACCCTCGAGGTCATCGCCGCGGCCGACGGCCCGCTCGTCTTCCACTGCGCCTCCGGCAAGGACCGGACGGGGCTCGTCGCCGCCCTCGTCCTCGCGCTCCTGGACGTCCCCGACGAGGAGATCCTCGCGGACTTCGCGCTCACGGAGCTGGCCACGGAGCGGCTGATCGCCGACTGGCGGGCGTCGCACCCGGGCCGCGAGCTCCGCTGGCCGGGGTACGGCCGGGCGCCGGCCGAGATCCTCCGGCTGTTCCTCGCGGACCTGCGCGAGCGGTACGGCTCGGTGTACGGGTACGTCACCGGCCACGTCGGGCTCGACCCGGCGGTGGTGACGGCGCTCAGGGACCGGCTGGTGGAGCCCGCCGCGAGGGAGGTCCCGGTCGCCTAG
- a CDS encoding acetate kinase, translated as MTGTPTRVLVLNSGSSSVKYQLLDMADGSRLAVGLVERIGEETSRLVHTPLQGGGGEKREQNGPIPDHASALKAVAEELAADGLGLDSPELAAIGHRVVHGGLRFTAPTVVDDEVLAEIERLVPVAPLHNPANLTGIRTAMSLRPDLPQVAVFDTAFHTTMPEAAARYAIDVATADEHRIRRYGFHGTSHAYVSRETAKLLGRTPEEVNVIVLHLGNGASASAVAGGRCVDTSMGLTPLEGLVMGTRSGDIDPAVTFHLKRVAGMSADEIDELLNKRSGLVGLCGDNDMREIRRRVDEGDPAAALAFDIYIHRLKKYIGAYYAVLGRVDAVVFTAGVGENAAPVREAAVAGLEELGLAVDADLNAVRSDEARIISPDYARVAVAVVPTDEELEIARQSFALVQSSVSSNE; from the coding sequence ATGACCGGCACCCCCACCCGTGTCCTCGTCCTCAACTCCGGCTCGTCGTCGGTCAAGTACCAGCTGCTCGACATGGCGGACGGCAGCCGGCTCGCGGTCGGCCTGGTGGAGCGGATCGGCGAGGAGACGTCCCGTCTGGTCCACACCCCGCTCCAGGGCGGCGGCGGGGAGAAGCGCGAGCAGAACGGTCCGATCCCCGACCACGCCTCGGCGCTGAAGGCGGTCGCCGAGGAGCTGGCGGCGGACGGCCTCGGCCTGGACTCCCCCGAACTGGCCGCGATCGGCCACCGGGTGGTGCACGGCGGGCTGCGCTTCACCGCCCCGACGGTCGTCGACGACGAGGTGCTCGCGGAGATCGAGCGCCTGGTGCCGGTGGCCCCGCTGCACAACCCGGCGAACCTCACCGGCATCCGTACGGCGATGTCCCTGCGCCCCGACCTGCCGCAGGTGGCGGTCTTCGACACGGCCTTCCACACGACGATGCCGGAGGCGGCGGCGCGGTACGCGATCGACGTGGCGACGGCGGACGAGCACCGGATCCGGCGGTACGGCTTCCACGGCACCTCGCACGCGTACGTGTCGCGGGAGACGGCGAAGCTGCTCGGCAGGACGCCCGAGGAGGTGAACGTGATCGTGCTGCACCTGGGCAACGGCGCCTCCGCCTCGGCGGTGGCGGGCGGCCGGTGCGTGGACACCTCGATGGGCCTGACGCCGCTGGAGGGGCTGGTCATGGGCACCCGCTCGGGCGACATCGACCCGGCGGTCACCTTCCACCTGAAGCGGGTGGCGGGCATGTCGGCCGACGAGATCGACGAACTGCTCAACAAGAGGTCCGGGCTGGTCGGGCTCTGCGGCGACAACGACATGCGGGAGATCCGCCGCCGGGTGGACGAGGGCGATCCGGCGGCGGCTCTGGCCTTCGACATCTACATCCACCGGCTGAAGAAGTACATCGGCGCCTACTACGCGGTGCTCGGCCGGGTGGACGCGGTCGTGTTCACGGCGGGGGTCGGCGAGAACGCGGCCCCGGTGCGGGAGGCTGCCGTCGCGGGCCTGGAGGAGCTGGGTCTCGCCGTGGACGCGGACCTCAACGCCGTACGTTCCGACGAGGCGCGGATCATCTCCCCGGACTACGCGCGGGTGGCGGTCGCCGTGGTGCCGACGGACGAGGAGCTGGAGATCGCGCGGCAGAGTTTCGCGCTCGTTCAGAGCTCGGTGAGCTCGAACGAGTGA
- the pyk gene encoding pyruvate kinase, whose amino-acid sequence MRRSKIVCTLGPAVDSYEQLKALIEAGMNVARFNFSHGSQAEHQERYDRIRQVSADTGHAVGVLADLQGPKIRLETFAEGPVELVRGDEFTITTDDVPGDKSICGTTYKGLPGDVSKGDQVLINDGNVELRVVEVDGPRVKTIVVEGGVISDHKGINLPGAAVNVPALSEKDVDDLRFALRMGCDMVALSFVRDANDVKDVHKVMDEEGRRVPVIAKVEKPQAVENMEAVVAAFDAVMVARGDLAVEYPLERVPMVQKRLVEMCRRNAKPVIVATQMMESMITNSRPTRAEASDVANAILDGADAVMLSAESSVGAYPIETVKTMSKIVAAAEEELLSKGLQPLVPGKKPRTQGGSVARAACEIADFLGGKALIAFTQSGDTARRLSRYRVQQPILAFTTDENTRNQLTLSWGVESFLVPFVETTDAMVDLVDAELLKLQRYNAGDTMVITAGSPPGVPGTTNMVRVHHLGGGDHA is encoded by the coding sequence ATGCGCCGTTCCAAAATCGTCTGCACGCTGGGCCCCGCCGTCGACTCGTATGAGCAGCTGAAGGCTCTCATCGAGGCCGGCATGAACGTGGCCCGATTCAACTTCAGCCACGGATCCCAGGCAGAGCACCAGGAGCGGTACGACCGCATCCGGCAGGTCTCCGCGGACACCGGGCACGCCGTCGGCGTCCTCGCCGACCTCCAGGGTCCCAAGATCCGCCTCGAGACCTTCGCCGAGGGCCCGGTCGAGCTGGTGCGCGGTGACGAGTTCACCATCACCACCGACGACGTCCCCGGCGACAAGTCCATCTGCGGCACCACCTACAAGGGTCTGCCCGGCGACGTCTCCAAGGGCGACCAGGTCCTCATCAACGACGGCAACGTCGAGCTGCGGGTCGTCGAGGTCGACGGTCCCCGGGTCAAGACGATCGTCGTCGAGGGCGGGGTCATCTCCGACCACAAGGGCATCAACCTGCCCGGCGCGGCCGTCAACGTCCCGGCCCTGTCGGAGAAGGACGTCGACGACCTCCGCTTCGCGCTCCGCATGGGCTGCGACATGGTCGCCCTCTCCTTCGTCCGCGACGCCAACGACGTCAAGGACGTCCACAAGGTGATGGACGAGGAGGGCCGCCGCGTCCCCGTCATCGCCAAGGTCGAGAAGCCGCAGGCCGTCGAGAACATGGAGGCCGTCGTCGCGGCCTTCGACGCGGTCATGGTGGCCCGTGGCGACCTCGCCGTCGAGTACCCGCTCGAGCGGGTCCCGATGGTGCAGAAGCGCCTCGTCGAGATGTGTCGCCGCAACGCCAAGCCGGTCATCGTCGCGACCCAGATGATGGAGTCGATGATCACCAACTCGCGGCCGACCCGCGCCGAGGCGAGCGACGTCGCCAACGCGATCCTGGACGGCGCGGACGCGGTCATGCTGTCGGCCGAGTCCTCGGTCGGCGCGTACCCGATCGAGACCGTGAAGACGATGTCGAAGATCGTCGCCGCGGCCGAGGAGGAGCTGCTCTCCAAGGGCCTCCAGCCCCTGGTCCCGGGCAAGAAGCCGCGTACGCAGGGCGGCTCCGTCGCCCGCGCGGCCTGCGAGATCGCCGACTTCCTCGGCGGCAAGGCCCTGATCGCCTTCACCCAGTCCGGCGACACGGCCCGCCGCCTCTCCCGCTACCGGGTGCAGCAGCCGATCCTCGCCTTCACGACGGACGAGAACACCCGCAACCAGCTCACCCTGAGCTGGGGCGTGGAGTCCTTCCTCGTCCCGTTCGTGGAGACCACGGACGCGATGGTCGACCTCGTGGACGCCGAGCTCCTGAAGCTCCAGCGCTACAACGCGGGCGACACCATGGTCATCACGGCCGGCTCGCCCCCCGGCGTCCCCGGCACCACGAACATGGTCCGCGTCCACCACCTGGGCGGCGGCGACCACGCCTGA
- a CDS encoding DUF6114 domain-containing protein — protein sequence MSAEIPASREVPKENRFKVWRQTRPFWAGLFTIIGGVPIAYLPYGDFRLGNATLAMQTTAGAGALIIGVLLITLGLTMWFQPIVRVFAGVASIILALVSIPVSNFGGLVIGFLFSLIGGGMSAAWAPAPPVEETDDDAQHDGQLEASEEAGAELETEVVVAAGVPEQRETYESAAETTTDANGGRNSAG from the coding sequence ATGAGCGCCGAGATCCCCGCCTCCCGCGAAGTCCCCAAGGAGAACCGGTTCAAGGTCTGGCGGCAGACCCGGCCCTTCTGGGCGGGACTGTTCACCATCATCGGCGGCGTACCGATCGCCTATCTCCCGTACGGGGACTTTCGGCTCGGCAACGCCACGCTCGCCATGCAGACGACCGCCGGAGCCGGCGCGCTGATCATCGGCGTCCTGCTCATCACCCTCGGCCTCACGATGTGGTTCCAGCCGATCGTGCGGGTCTTCGCGGGCGTCGCGTCGATCATCCTGGCGCTGGTCTCCATCCCGGTGTCGAACTTCGGCGGTCTGGTCATCGGGTTCCTGTTCTCCCTGATCGGAGGTGGCATGTCCGCCGCCTGGGCGCCGGCGCCCCCGGTCGAGGAGACCGACGACGACGCACAGCACGACGGTCAGCTTGAGGCCTCCGAGGAGGCCGGCGCCGAGCTCGAGACCGAGGTCGTGGTGGCGGCCGGCGTCCCGGAGCAGCGCGAGACGTACGAGTCGGCGGCCGAAACGACGACCGACGCCAATGGCGGGAGGAACAGTGCGGGGTGA
- the pta gene encoding phosphate acetyltransferase, with protein MTRSVYVTGIDRGDGRQVVELGVMELLTRQVDRVGVFRPLVHDGPDRLFDLLRARYRLSQDPSTVYGMDYHEASGIQAERGTDELVSQLVDRFHAVAREYEVVLVLGTDFAATQLPDELALNARLANEFGASVIPVVGGKGQTAESVRAEARNAFRAYDGLGCDVLAMVVNRVAAEDLSALERLATRVPVPCYVLPDEPALAAPTVAQITHALGASVVLGDDAGLARDALDFVFGGAMLPNFLNALTPGCLVVTPGDRADLVVGALAAHSAGTPPIAGVLLTLNERPSPEILTLAARLAPGTPVISVPGNSFPTAAELFSLEGKMNAATPRKAETALGLFERHVDTADLLKRISVARSGRVTPMMFEHELLEQARADRRRVVLPEGTEERVLRAADVLIRRDVCDLTLLGDVETIRKKAADLSVDLRETQLIDPQTSELRDSFAEKYAALRAHKGVTVELAYDVVSDVNYFGTLMVQEGLADGMVSGAVHSTAATIRPAFEIIKTKPEASIVSSVFFMCLADKVLVYGDCAVNPDPNAEQLADIAAQSAATAARFGVDPRIAMLSYSTGTSGSGADVDKVREATKLVREAHPELRIEGPIQYDAAVEPSVAATKLPDSEVAGQATVLIFPDLNTGNNTYKAVQRSAGAVAVGPVLQGLRKPVNDLSRGALVSDIVNTVAITAIQSQLPSPPSQVPSQGQELPA; from the coding sequence GTGACGCGCAGCGTGTACGTGACCGGGATCGACCGCGGTGACGGCCGCCAGGTCGTCGAGCTGGGAGTCATGGAGCTCCTCACCCGTCAGGTGGACCGGGTGGGGGTGTTCCGTCCGCTGGTGCACGACGGCCCCGACCGCCTCTTCGACCTGCTGCGGGCCCGCTACCGGCTCTCGCAGGACCCCTCGACGGTCTACGGCATGGACTATCACGAGGCCTCGGGCATCCAGGCCGAGCGGGGCACCGACGAGCTGGTCTCCCAGCTGGTCGACCGCTTCCACGCCGTGGCCCGCGAGTACGAGGTCGTCCTGGTCCTCGGCACCGACTTCGCCGCCACGCAGCTCCCCGACGAGCTCGCGCTCAACGCCCGGCTGGCCAACGAGTTCGGCGCCTCCGTCATACCGGTGGTCGGCGGCAAGGGTCAGACGGCCGAGTCGGTACGGGCCGAGGCGCGCAACGCCTTCCGGGCGTACGACGGGCTGGGCTGCGACGTGCTCGCGATGGTCGTCAACCGGGTGGCCGCCGAGGACCTCTCGGCGCTGGAGCGGCTCGCGACCCGCGTCCCCGTGCCCTGCTACGTGCTGCCCGACGAGCCGGCGCTCGCCGCGCCCACCGTCGCCCAGATCACCCACGCGCTCGGCGCCTCCGTCGTCCTCGGCGACGACGCGGGTCTCGCGCGCGACGCCCTGGACTTCGTCTTCGGCGGCGCGATGCTGCCGAACTTCCTGAACGCGCTGACGCCCGGCTGTCTCGTCGTCACCCCCGGGGACCGGGCCGACCTGGTCGTCGGCGCGCTCGCCGCGCACTCGGCCGGCACCCCGCCGATCGCGGGCGTGCTGCTCACGCTCAACGAGCGGCCCAGCCCGGAGATCCTGACCCTGGCGGCCCGGCTCGCCCCCGGCACCCCGGTCATCTCGGTTCCCGGCAACAGCTTCCCGACCGCGGCCGAACTCTTCTCTCTCGAAGGCAAGATGAACGCCGCCACCCCGCGCAAGGCCGAGACGGCACTAGGCCTCTTCGAGCGGCACGTGGACACCGCCGACCTTCTCAAGCGGATCTCGGTCGCCCGCAGCGGACGCGTCACGCCGATGATGTTCGAGCACGAACTGCTCGAACAGGCCCGAGCCGACCGGCGCCGCGTGGTGCTCCCCGAGGGCACCGAGGAGCGGGTGCTGCGCGCCGCCGACGTCCTGATCCGTCGTGACGTGTGCGACCTGACGCTCCTCGGCGACGTGGAGACCATCCGCAAGAAGGCCGCCGACCTGAGCGTGGACCTGCGCGAGACGCAGCTGATCGACCCGCAGACCTCGGAGCTGCGCGACTCGTTCGCGGAGAAGTACGCGGCGCTCCGGGCCCACAAGGGCGTCACCGTCGAGCTCGCGTACGACGTCGTCTCGGACGTCAACTACTTCGGCACCCTGATGGTGCAGGAGGGTCTCGCCGACGGCATGGTCTCCGGTGCGGTGCACTCGACGGCCGCGACGATCCGCCCGGCCTTCGAGATCATCAAGACAAAGCCCGAGGCCTCGATCGTCTCGTCGGTCTTCTTCATGTGCCTCGCCGACAAGGTGCTCGTGTACGGCGACTGCGCGGTCAACCCCGACCCGAACGCCGAGCAGCTCGCGGACATCGCCGCCCAGTCGGCGGCCACCGCGGCCCGCTTCGGTGTCGATCCGCGGATCGCGATGCTCTCGTACTCCACCGGCACCTCGGGCTCCGGCGCCGACGTCGACAAGGTGCGCGAGGCGACGAAGCTGGTCCGCGAGGCGCACCCGGAGCTGCGGATCGAGGGTCCGATCCAGTACGACGCGGCGGTGGAGCCCTCCGTCGCCGCCACGAAGCTGCCGGACTCGGAGGTGGCGGGCCAGGCGACCGTGCTGATCTTCCCGGACCTCAACACCGGCAACAACACCTACAAGGCCGTGCAGCGTTCGGCCGGCGCCGTGGCCGTCGGCCCGGTGCTCCAGGGTCTGCGCAAGCCCGTGAACGACCTCTCGCGCGGCGCGCTCGTCAGCGACATCGTCAACACGGTCGCCATCACGGCGATCCAGTCCCAGCTGCCCTCCCCTCCGTCGCAGGTTCCCTCCCAGGGTCAGGAGCTCCCCGCATGA
- a CDS encoding ATP-dependent 6-phosphofructokinase: protein MRIGVLTAGGDCPGLNAVIRSVVHRALTGHDDEVIGFEDGFKGLLDGHYRPLDLNAVSGILARGGTILGSARLERNRLREAAESAPDLARQYGIDVLIPIGGEGTLTAARMLSDAGMPVVGVPKTIDNDISSTDRTFGFDTAVGVATEAMDRLKTTAESHQRVMVVEVMGRHAGWIALESGMAGGAHGICLPERPFEVDDLVKMVEERFARGKKFAVICVAEGAHPAEGSMDYEKGEIDQFGHERFQGIGNQLAVELERRLGKEARPVILGHVQRGGTPTAYDRVLATRFGWHAVEAAHRGEFGRMTALRGTNVEMVPLAEAVTQLKTVPEDRIREAESVF from the coding sequence ATGCGCATCGGAGTTCTCACCGCAGGCGGCGACTGCCCCGGCCTGAACGCAGTGATCCGGTCGGTCGTGCACCGGGCGCTGACCGGCCACGACGACGAAGTCATCGGCTTCGAGGACGGGTTCAAGGGCCTCCTCGACGGCCACTACCGCCCCCTCGACCTCAACGCCGTGAGCGGCATCCTCGCCCGCGGCGGCACGATCCTCGGCTCCGCGCGTCTCGAGCGCAACCGGCTCCGCGAGGCCGCCGAGTCCGCCCCCGACCTCGCCAGGCAGTACGGCATCGACGTCCTCATCCCGATCGGCGGCGAGGGCACCCTGACCGCAGCCCGGATGCTCTCCGACGCGGGCATGCCCGTCGTCGGCGTCCCGAAGACGATCGACAACGACATCTCCTCCACGGACCGCACCTTCGGCTTCGACACCGCCGTCGGCGTCGCCACCGAGGCCATGGACCGGCTGAAGACCACCGCCGAGTCCCACCAGCGCGTGATGGTCGTCGAGGTGATGGGCCGCCACGCCGGCTGGATCGCGCTGGAGTCCGGCATGGCCGGCGGTGCGCACGGCATCTGCCTCCCGGAGCGCCCCTTCGAGGTCGACGACCTCGTCAAGATGGTCGAGGAGCGCTTCGCGCGCGGCAAGAAGTTCGCCGTCATCTGCGTCGCCGAGGGCGCGCACCCGGCCGAGGGTTCGATGGACTACGAGAAGGGCGAGATCGACCAGTTCGGTCACGAGCGCTTCCAGGGCATCGGCAACCAGCTCGCCGTCGAGCTGGAGCGGCGCCTCGGCAAGGAGGCCCGTCCGGTCATCCTCGGCCACGTCCAGCGCGGCGGCACGCCGACCGCGTACGACCGGGTGCTCGCCACCCGCTTCGGCTGGCACGCGGTGGAGGCGGCGCACCGCGGCGAGTTCGGCCGGATGACGGCGCTGCGCGGCACGAACGTCGAGATGGTGCCGCTGGCCGAGGCCGTGACCCAGCTGAAGACCGTTCCCGAGGACCGCATCCGCGAGGCCGAATCCGTCTTCTGA
- a CDS encoding tetratricopeptide repeat protein codes for MQPRNMSMSGVVDLAAVKAAGEAKAKAEQVRAEAARTGGPAAVPPSALVIDVDEAGFERDVIQRSAEVPVVLDFWAEWCEPCKQLGPLLERLAVEYHGRFLLAKIDVDANQMLMQQFGIQGIPAVFAVVAGQALPLFQGAVPEAQIRETLDQLIMVGEERFGLTGIAVDAGADAEGPAAAARPVGPYDALLEAAMSALDAGDLAGAVQAYKNVLADDPAHPEAKLGLAQAELLARVQDLDPAVVRKNAADDQSDVAAQIAAADLDLVGGHVEDAFGRLVETVRRTAGEDRDAARLRLLELFEVIGADDPRVTSARQALARVLF; via the coding sequence ATGCAGCCCCGAAACATGTCCATGAGCGGCGTCGTCGACCTTGCCGCGGTGAAGGCGGCCGGAGAGGCCAAGGCCAAGGCGGAGCAGGTCCGGGCCGAGGCCGCCCGGACGGGTGGCCCCGCCGCGGTGCCCCCGTCAGCCCTGGTGATCGACGTCGACGAGGCCGGCTTTGAGCGCGATGTCATCCAGCGCTCCGCCGAGGTCCCGGTCGTCCTCGACTTCTGGGCCGAGTGGTGCGAGCCCTGCAAGCAGCTCGGCCCCCTCCTGGAGCGCCTGGCCGTCGAGTACCACGGCCGCTTCCTGCTCGCGAAGATCGACGTCGATGCCAACCAGATGCTGATGCAGCAGTTCGGCATCCAGGGAATTCCGGCCGTTTTCGCGGTGGTCGCCGGCCAGGCGCTGCCGCTCTTCCAGGGTGCGGTGCCCGAGGCGCAGATCCGCGAGACCCTCGACCAGCTGATCATGGTCGGCGAGGAGCGTTTCGGCCTCACGGGCATCGCCGTGGACGCCGGCGCGGACGCCGAAGGACCGGCCGCCGCCGCACGCCCCGTCGGCCCGTACGACGCCCTCCTCGAAGCGGCCATGTCCGCGCTCGACGCAGGTGACCTGGCGGGTGCGGTCCAGGCGTACAAGAACGTGCTCGCCGACGACCCTGCGCATCCGGAGGCCAAGCTGGGCCTCGCCCAGGCCGAGCTCCTCGCCCGGGTCCAGGACCTCGACCCCGCCGTCGTACGCAAGAACGCGGCGGACGACCAGTCGGACGTCGCCGCGCAGATCGCCGCCGCCGACCTCGACCTGGTGGGCGGTCATGTGGAGGACGCCTTCGGGCGCCTCGTGGAGACCGTGCGCCGCACGGCCGGCGAGGACAGGGACGCGGCGCGGCTGCGGCTTCTGGAGCTCTTCGAGGTGATCGGCGCCGACGACCCGCGAGTGACGTCGGCCCGCCAGGCTCTCGCCCGGGTCCTTTTCTAG
- a CDS encoding TetR/AcrR family transcriptional regulator produces MCSSTPRNSRTGRPRSTEADTAILEATRAALVDLGWSKLTMGDVAGRAGVAKTTLYRRWANKNELVVDAVAVLFDELELPDLGSLQADIEHVVLQFAALLERPETKTALMAVVAESTRDAPLRERIRASIVDRQKRLVLDGRRRAQQRGELPSDRDPVAVDATDDLIFDVIAGAVVHRALVSAEPVDGEWVTRLSALLVGGLGAVAALGE; encoded by the coding sequence ATGTGCAGCAGTACCCCCCGCAACAGCCGTACCGGACGCCCCCGCTCCACCGAGGCCGACACCGCCATCCTGGAGGCGACCCGCGCCGCCCTGGTCGATCTCGGCTGGTCCAAGCTCACGATGGGGGACGTCGCCGGCCGCGCCGGGGTTGCGAAGACGACGCTCTACCGCCGCTGGGCCAACAAGAACGAGCTCGTGGTGGACGCCGTTGCCGTCCTCTTCGATGAACTCGAACTGCCCGACCTTGGTTCCCTCCAGGCCGACATCGAGCATGTCGTCCTCCAGTTCGCGGCGCTCCTCGAACGCCCGGAGACCAAGACGGCCCTGATGGCGGTGGTGGCCGAGTCGACCCGCGACGCCCCGCTGCGCGAGCGCATCCGCGCCTCGATAGTCGACCGCCAGAAGCGTCTCGTCCTGGACGGCCGCCGGCGCGCGCAGCAGCGCGGCGAGCTCCCCTCGGACCGCGATCCGGTCGCCGTGGACGCCACGGACGACCTGATCTTCGACGTCATCGCGGGGGCGGTCGTCCACCGCGCCCTGGTGAGCGCCGAACCGGTCGACGGTGAGTGGGTGACCCGCCTCTCCGCCCTCCTGGTGGGCGGCCTGGGCGCGGTGGCGGCGCTCGGCGAGTGA
- a CDS encoding DUF6230 family protein: MKSQVRGGTRWKRFAVVMVPSVAATAAIGVGLAQGALAASFSISGQEFKVKAKSLVGEDFVQYGSVNGAKDLDGNNFAAPVAVSGFSKAWITDMCQSVVTPKVPFIGDVTLRLTAGDGKDKVYAEDIYLDVSKLKTNAEFKQIDIGVAAGALNTGPDGKPIEGKPGIQPNTKANPYGFGQRAKEAVLNDVEQKAWATTAATFKLPNLNLSLHRGTSQECFKD; this comes from the coding sequence ATGAAGTCCCAGGTTCGTGGCGGAACCAGATGGAAGCGGTTCGCCGTCGTCATGGTCCCGAGCGTGGCCGCGACGGCCGCGATCGGCGTCGGCCTGGCCCAGGGCGCGCTGGCCGCGTCCTTCTCGATCTCCGGCCAGGAATTCAAGGTTAAGGCGAAGAGCCTCGTCGGCGAGGACTTCGTCCAGTACGGCAGCGTCAACGGCGCCAAGGACCTGGACGGCAACAACTTCGCCGCTCCGGTCGCCGTCTCGGGCTTCTCGAAGGCCTGGATCACCGACATGTGCCAGTCGGTCGTGACGCCGAAGGTGCCGTTCATCGGTGACGTCACGCTCCGGCTCACGGCCGGTGACGGCAAGGACAAGGTCTACGCCGAGGACATCTACCTCGATGTCTCCAAGCTCAAGACCAACGCCGAGTTCAAGCAGATCGACATCGGTGTCGCGGCCGGCGCGCTCAACACGGGGCCTGACGGCAAGCCGATCGAGGGCAAGCCGGGCATCCAGCCCAACACCAAGGCGAACCCGTACGGCTTCGGCCAGCGCGCCAAGGAGGCCGTGCTGAACGACGTCGAGCAGAAGGCGTGGGCGACCACCGCCGCCACCTTCAAGCTCCCGAACCTGAACCTGTCGCTGCACAGGGGCACGTCGCAGGAGTGCTTCAAGGACTGA